From Scomber scombrus unplaced genomic scaffold, fScoSco1.1 SCAFFOLD_262, whole genome shotgun sequence, one genomic window encodes:
- the LOC133977004 gene encoding tripartite motif-containing protein 16-like, with protein sequence MAQRDQPDRDSISCSICLDLLKDPVTIPCGHSYCMSCIKGFWDEEDQRRIYSCPQCREAFTPRPVLKKNTMLAALVEQLKKTGLQAAPADHCYAGPEDVACDVCTGRKLKAFKSCLTCSASYCKNHLQPHFESTKLKKHKLVELSEKLQENICSRHDEVMKIFCRTDKKCICYLCTMDDHKGHDTVPAAAERTERQRELEVSRLNIQQRIQDREKDVKLLQQEVEAVSRSADKAVKDSEKTFTQLIRLLQKRSSDVKQQIRSQQETEVSRVKELQEKLQQEITELKRKDAELKQLSHTEDHNQFLHNYPSVSQLSEPTDSSSINIRPLRYFEDVTAAVSELRDKLQDILRDDWTNILLTVTEVDVLLPQPEPKTRAEFLKYSREITLDPNTAYTRLLLSEGNRKVEYTEQQQSYSNNIDRFTGYRQVLSKESLTGRCYWEVEWRGRWGVYVAVAYKNISRAGDESVFGFNDKSWSLLCFNNRYDFYFNSIKTPVSGPGSSRVGVYLDHRAGILSFYSVSETMTLLHRVQTTFTQPLYAGLNMYGGGTAELCKVK encoded by the exons atggcgcagagaGATCAGCCGGACCGAGACTCAATCAGCTGTTCCAtatgtctggatctactgaaggatccggtgactattccctgtggacacagctactgtatgagctgtattaaaggattctgggatgaagaggatcagaggaggatctacagctgccctcagtgcagagaggccttcacaccgaggcctgtcctgaagaaaaacaccatgttagcagctttagtggagcagctgaagaagactggactccaagctgctcctgctgatcactgctatgctggacctgaagatgtggcctgtgatgtctgcactgggaggaagctgaaagccttcaagtcctgtctgacgTGTTCAGCCTCTTACTGTAagaatcacctccagcctcactttgaatcaaccaaattaaagaaacacaagctggtggagctctcagagaagctccaggagaacatctgctctcgtcatgatgaggtgatgaagatattctgccgtacagataagaagtgtatctgttatctgtgcactatggatgatcataaaggccacgacacagtcccagctgcagcagaaaggactgagaggcagagagagctcgag gtgagtcgactaaacatccagcagagaatccaggacagagagaaagatgtgaagctgcttcaacaggaggtggaggccgtcagtcgctctgctgataaagcagtgaaggacagtgagaagaccttcactcagctgatccgtctcctccagaaaagaagctctgatgtgaagcagcagatcagatcccagcaggaaactgaagtgagtcgagtcaaagagcttcaggagaagctgcagcaggagatcactgagctgaagaggaaagacgctgaactgaagcagctctcacacacagaggatcacaaccagtttctacataACTACCcttcagtgtcacaactcagtgaacctacagactcatccagcatcaatatccgtcctctgagatactttgaggatgtgacagcagctgtgtcagagctcagagataaactacaggacatcctgagggatGACTGGACAAACATCTTactgacagtgactgaagtggacgttttactgcCACAACCagaacccaagaccagagctgagttcttaaaatattcacgtgaaatcactctggatccaaacacagcataCACACggctgttattatctgaggggaacagaaaagtagaatatacggaacaacaacagtcttattctaaTAACATAGACAGATTCACTGGTTATCGTCAGGTTCTGAGTaaagagagtctgactggacgttgttactgggaggtggagtggagaggaagatGGGGAGTTTatgtagcagtcgcatacaagaacatcagcagagcaggagatgAATCTGTATTTGGATTTAATGATAAATCTTGGTCTTTACTCTGTTTCAATAACAGGTATGACTTTTACTTCAACAGCATTAAaactcccgtctcaggtcctggttcctccagagtcggagtgtacctggatcacagagcaggtattctgtccttctacagcgtctctgaaaccatgactctcctccacagagtccagaccacattcactcagcctctctatgctggacttaaTATGTATGGTGGAGGCACAGCGgagttgtgtaaagtgaaatag